The following are encoded together in the Kribbella voronezhensis genome:
- a CDS encoding GNAT family N-acetyltransferase, with amino-acid sequence MPLLVEPALPEGTLRDGAQPQLATSDGLVLRPWRASDAPVVQTAFSCPDIQRWHVRRLDSLDEAVEWTRQWAGHWDAESSASWAVVDSDDQPLGQIGLRNISLAEASADLSYWVIPAARGRSIAAQSVNALSAWSFGQLGFHRLAIHHSTANTASCRVAERTGYPLEGTMRQAIKHADGWHDWHLHGRLAADHWLRG; translated from the coding sequence ATGCCTCTGCTTGTGGAGCCGGCTCTGCCCGAGGGAACGCTCCGGGACGGCGCCCAGCCCCAGCTCGCGACCAGCGACGGCTTGGTACTACGGCCCTGGCGGGCAAGTGACGCCCCGGTGGTCCAGACGGCCTTCTCCTGTCCGGACATTCAGCGCTGGCATGTCCGGCGACTCGACAGCCTCGACGAAGCAGTCGAGTGGACCAGGCAATGGGCCGGCCACTGGGACGCCGAGAGCTCGGCAAGCTGGGCAGTCGTCGACAGCGACGACCAGCCCCTCGGCCAGATCGGCCTCCGCAACATCTCGCTGGCCGAGGCGTCGGCCGACCTCTCCTACTGGGTGATCCCTGCCGCGCGCGGCCGCTCCATCGCCGCGCAATCGGTGAACGCCTTGTCCGCTTGGTCTTTCGGCCAACTCGGCTTCCACCGCCTGGCCATCCACCACTCCACCGCCAACACCGCGTCGTGCAGGGTCGCCGAACGCACCGGCTATCCCCTCGAAGGAACCATGCGGCAAGCCATCAAACACGCCGACGGCTGGCACGACTGGCACCTCCACGGCCGCCTCGCCGCCGACCACTGGCTACGGGGTTGA
- a CDS encoding amidase family protein yields MNNFRTARQAAEAISAGQTSSRELTEELLARIAADTAVNAIVETRPEYALRQATAADEVVASGAALGPLHGVPMTVKDAINVAGLKTTWGDPPFADYVPDTSATLVDRLAGAGAIIVGKSNVHTMLGDFGQTSNELYGRTNNPHDLTRTPGGSSGGGAAALAAGLTYLEYGSDLVGSIRLPAAYCGVYGLKPTAGVVPLDGFQPPGPPAPASEFPTLSSVGPLARSAADLRTALRVTGGPAGKAMSWRLEPPRHRKLHEYRVGFVLDHPDAPVTAQVGAALSDQVDALARQGVKLVEGWPDGVDPSAQAEDFGFQVGLFFALNGGGGDGEDFASLAQVFDHEHRRLATRATWQAYFEEVDVFLCPTSFTTAFPHDDRPSDERTIDGRPYDAQVFWISHASLAGLPAVSMPIESSGLPVGAQVIGPFHEDDTAITFADLVAGSL; encoded by the coding sequence ATGAACAACTTCCGTACTGCGCGGCAGGCGGCCGAGGCGATCAGCGCCGGTCAGACCTCGTCCCGTGAGCTCACCGAGGAACTCCTCGCCAGGATCGCCGCCGACACCGCGGTGAACGCGATCGTGGAGACACGTCCGGAGTACGCGCTGCGCCAGGCGACGGCCGCCGACGAGGTGGTCGCGTCGGGCGCTGCACTCGGCCCACTGCACGGCGTACCGATGACTGTGAAGGATGCGATCAACGTCGCCGGCCTGAAGACGACGTGGGGTGATCCTCCGTTCGCCGACTATGTGCCTGACACGTCCGCGACGCTCGTCGACCGGCTGGCCGGTGCCGGCGCGATCATCGTCGGCAAGAGCAACGTGCACACGATGCTCGGCGACTTCGGCCAGACCAGCAACGAGCTCTACGGCCGCACCAACAATCCGCACGACCTCACGCGGACGCCGGGTGGGTCCAGCGGTGGCGGTGCCGCGGCACTCGCGGCCGGGCTGACCTACCTGGAGTACGGCTCCGACCTGGTCGGCTCGATCCGCCTTCCTGCGGCCTACTGCGGTGTGTACGGCCTCAAGCCCACCGCCGGCGTAGTACCGCTGGACGGCTTCCAGCCACCCGGCCCACCAGCGCCCGCCAGCGAGTTCCCCACACTGTCGAGCGTTGGCCCGCTCGCCCGGTCGGCGGCCGACCTGCGGACCGCACTGCGAGTCACTGGCGGACCGGCGGGCAAGGCGATGTCATGGCGACTGGAGCCACCGCGCCACCGCAAGCTCCACGAGTACCGCGTGGGATTCGTGCTCGACCACCCCGACGCGCCAGTGACAGCTCAGGTCGGTGCGGCGCTGTCGGACCAGGTCGACGCGCTGGCCCGGCAAGGCGTGAAGCTCGTCGAGGGTTGGCCCGACGGCGTCGATCCGAGCGCTCAGGCGGAGGACTTCGGCTTCCAGGTCGGGCTCTTCTTCGCGCTGAACGGCGGCGGTGGTGATGGTGAGGACTTCGCGAGTCTGGCCCAGGTTTTCGACCACGAACACCGGCGGCTGGCGACCAGGGCGACCTGGCAGGCGTACTTCGAGGAGGTCGACGTCTTCCTCTGCCCGACCAGCTTCACGACCGCCTTCCCGCACGACGACCGCCCATCCGACGAGCGCACGATCGACGGCCGCCCGTACGACGCGCAGGTGTTCTGGATCTCGCACGCATCTCTGGCCGGGCTGCCCGCGGTGAGCATGCCGATCGAGTCCAGCGGTCTCCCGGTCGGAGCCCAGGTGATCGGCCCGTTCCACGAGGACGACACGGCGATCACCTTCGCGGACCTCGTGGCTGGTTCACTCTGA
- a CDS encoding MerR family transcriptional regulator codes for MFAIGDFARHGRVSVRMLRHYDAIGLLRPAHVDEATGYRSYEAAQLADLNRVVALKDLGFTLEQVRTMLADEISLVEVRAMLALRRAELEAEVAESAARLTQVESRLHSIELGDEVPAVVVKDLPAGRYVALEGVADDFRPEQISPVIRPLCAELGQRLPGATGVVPSGRLTCFYETSGDQVRLQAAVPAAVSYDGELNGLTVLDTPALRAATLVHRGPIDEVLPAWQALARWVDDNGYRSDGPARELYLDCPDDPAEWVTELQEPLAGPRAEPSLPGR; via the coding sequence ATGTTCGCGATCGGGGACTTCGCCCGGCACGGCCGGGTGTCGGTACGGATGCTGCGCCACTACGACGCCATCGGCCTGCTCCGGCCCGCCCACGTCGACGAGGCGACGGGGTACCGCAGCTACGAGGCCGCACAACTGGCGGACCTGAACCGCGTGGTCGCACTCAAGGATCTCGGCTTCACTCTCGAACAGGTCCGCACGATGCTGGCCGATGAGATCAGCCTGGTCGAGGTCCGCGCGATGCTCGCGCTGCGCCGGGCCGAACTCGAGGCCGAGGTGGCCGAGAGCGCCGCGCGACTCACCCAGGTCGAGTCGCGCTTGCACAGCATCGAGCTGGGCGACGAGGTACCGGCCGTTGTCGTGAAGGACCTGCCGGCCGGCCGGTACGTCGCCCTCGAAGGAGTCGCGGACGACTTCCGGCCGGAGCAGATCAGTCCGGTGATCCGACCGCTGTGCGCCGAGCTCGGCCAACGGTTGCCTGGGGCAACAGGGGTCGTACCGTCCGGCCGGTTGACCTGCTTCTACGAGACGTCCGGCGACCAGGTGAGGCTGCAGGCCGCAGTACCGGCCGCAGTCTCGTACGACGGGGAGCTGAACGGACTCACCGTGCTCGACACCCCGGCCTTGCGGGCTGCGACCCTGGTGCACCGCGGCCCCATCGACGAAGTACTTCCTGCGTGGCAGGCGTTGGCCCGCTGGGTCGACGACAACGGCTACCGTTCCGACGGGCCGGCGCGTGAGCTCTACCTGGACTGTCCTGATGACCCAGCTGAGTGGGTCACGGAGTTGCAGGAGCCGCTTGCCGGTCCTCGGGCGGAACCATCGCTGCCAGGCCGCTGA
- a CDS encoding TetR/AcrR family transcriptional regulator, with translation MNPSPWQPLSPEKPARPTRTPLNRERIVDAAMRILLDQGYEAVSMRKVAQALDTGPASLYAHVANKGELDQLLVDRAAADIELPVADPARWQEQLKDMMRSTLKVMRANPGVARAAIGQVPLGERAMDSTEAMLAILKAGRVPDQAAAWAIDMLHLYVTAVAFEESVQGASGWTMEDVESFVAAMRNHFASLPADRYPVTVALAGALTAGALGDERFEFGLQVLISGLAAMVPPEDRQAAPATP, from the coding sequence ATGAACCCGTCGCCCTGGCAGCCGCTCAGCCCCGAGAAGCCGGCCCGTCCCACCCGTACGCCGCTGAACCGCGAGCGGATCGTCGACGCGGCGATGCGGATCCTCCTCGACCAGGGCTACGAGGCGGTCTCGATGCGCAAGGTCGCTCAGGCCCTCGACACGGGTCCCGCTTCGCTCTACGCACATGTGGCGAACAAGGGGGAGCTCGATCAGTTGCTGGTCGACCGGGCCGCGGCCGACATCGAGTTGCCGGTAGCCGATCCGGCCCGCTGGCAGGAGCAACTCAAGGACATGATGCGATCGACGCTCAAGGTGATGCGGGCCAACCCCGGGGTCGCCCGGGCGGCCATCGGGCAGGTGCCGCTGGGGGAGCGCGCCATGGACAGCACCGAGGCGATGCTCGCGATCCTCAAGGCCGGCCGGGTGCCGGATCAGGCGGCGGCCTGGGCGATCGACATGCTCCATCTCTACGTGACCGCGGTCGCCTTCGAGGAGAGCGTGCAAGGTGCCAGCGGCTGGACCATGGAGGATGTCGAGTCGTTCGTGGCCGCCATGCGGAACCACTTCGCGAGTCTTCCGGCCGACCGCTACCCGGTCACTGTGGCCCTGGCTGGTGCACTGACTGCCGGTGCGCTGGGTGACGAGCGCTTCGAGTTCGGCCTCCAGGTCCTGATCAGCGGCCTGGCAGCGATGGTTCCGCCCGAGGACCGGCAAGCGGCTCCTGCAACTCCGTGA
- a CDS encoding DHA2 family efflux MFS transporter permease subunit → MSTSLTTETAPPPGSEQTASATGTAYRWRWIVLGTVLLAEIMDLVDATIVNIAAPSIRAELGGSESALQWMLAGYTLAFAIGLITFGRLGDLVGRRRLFLIGAVGFTVASALCGLATSPELLIGSRVAQGLLGAVMIPQGFAILKSVFPAEETGKAFGMFGPVMGLSAVAGPVIAGLLIKADLFDTGWRMIFFINVPLGILAVLGALRFMPELKTPGATRLDAAGVILVSLASGLLIYPLVQGRELGWPAWSIAMIISSFAVFALFGRRERRSGNPVIDPSLFRNRGYVAGLGVITTFFLAMSGFMLVFNLFTQLGLHYSPLRAGLAMVPFSLGIAIGAPLSAGLLAPRFGRKALQFGIVVMAIATTGVWFTLHHNGVQTTIWNLVPATLVMGIGSGMVFAPLFDIILASIDDKAAGSASGVLTAMQQFGGAIGVAVIGTVFFQLIPAHQFLGATKTSTLVAVGLLVVSLLVTFALPRRARDDAH, encoded by the coding sequence ATGAGCACCTCCCTCACCACCGAGACCGCCCCGCCCCCGGGGTCCGAGCAGACCGCATCAGCCACCGGTACGGCGTACAGGTGGCGCTGGATCGTGCTCGGCACTGTGCTGCTCGCCGAGATCATGGACCTCGTCGACGCCACCATCGTCAACATCGCCGCCCCCTCGATCCGGGCCGAACTGGGCGGCTCCGAATCCGCGCTGCAGTGGATGCTGGCCGGCTACACGCTGGCGTTCGCGATCGGCCTGATCACGTTCGGGCGGCTCGGCGACCTGGTCGGGCGGCGCCGGCTGTTCCTGATCGGCGCCGTCGGGTTCACCGTTGCCTCCGCGCTGTGCGGGCTCGCGACCTCACCCGAACTGCTGATCGGCAGCCGGGTCGCCCAAGGTCTGCTCGGCGCGGTGATGATCCCGCAGGGCTTCGCCATCCTGAAATCCGTCTTCCCGGCCGAGGAGACCGGCAAGGCGTTCGGCATGTTCGGCCCGGTGATGGGGCTGTCCGCGGTCGCCGGTCCGGTCATCGCCGGCCTGCTGATCAAGGCGGACCTGTTCGACACCGGCTGGCGGATGATCTTCTTCATCAACGTGCCGCTCGGCATCCTGGCCGTGCTCGGAGCGCTGCGGTTCATGCCCGAACTGAAGACGCCCGGCGCGACCCGGCTCGACGCGGCCGGTGTGATCCTGGTCAGCCTGGCCAGCGGCCTGCTGATCTACCCGCTGGTGCAGGGCCGCGAGCTCGGCTGGCCGGCCTGGTCGATCGCGATGATCATCTCGTCCTTCGCCGTCTTCGCCCTGTTCGGCCGGCGCGAGCGCCGGTCCGGCAACCCGGTGATCGACCCGTCGCTGTTCCGCAACCGCGGTTACGTCGCGGGACTCGGCGTGATCACCACGTTCTTCCTGGCGATGTCCGGCTTCATGCTGGTGTTCAACCTGTTCACCCAGCTCGGCCTGCACTACAGCCCGCTGCGGGCGGGCCTGGCGATGGTGCCGTTCTCGCTGGGGATCGCGATCGGTGCCCCGCTGTCGGCCGGCCTGCTGGCACCGCGGTTCGGCCGGAAGGCGCTCCAGTTCGGCATCGTCGTGATGGCGATCGCGACCACCGGAGTCTGGTTCACCCTGCACCACAACGGCGTGCAGACCACGATCTGGAACCTGGTGCCGGCCACGCTGGTGATGGGGATCGGCTCGGGCATGGTGTTCGCGCCGCTGTTCGACATCATCCTGGCCTCGATCGACGACAAGGCGGCCGGCTCGGCGTCCGGCGTACTGACCGCGATGCAGCAGTTCGGCGGCGCGATCGGGGTCGCCGTGATCGGCACGGTGTTCTTCCAGCTGATCCCGGCGCACCAGTTCCTCGGTGCCACGAAGACCAGCACTCTGGTGGCCGTCGGCCTGCTGGTGGTCAGCCTGCTGGTCACCTTCGCCCTGCCGCGGCGGGCCCGCGACGACGCCCACTAG
- a CDS encoding HesB/IscA family protein: MTEAQTEQAVDASTATGILLTDGAAAKVKALLDQEGRDDLALRVAVQPGGCSGLRYQLFFDERQLDGDVVADFDGVSVVTDRMSAPYLKGASIDFVDTIEKQGFTIDNPNATGSCACGDSFN; the protein is encoded by the coding sequence ATGACTGAAGCGCAGACCGAGCAGGCTGTTGACGCGTCGACGGCCACCGGCATCCTGCTGACCGACGGTGCGGCTGCCAAGGTGAAGGCGCTGCTGGACCAGGAAGGTCGCGACGATCTCGCCCTGCGGGTCGCCGTGCAGCCGGGTGGTTGCTCCGGCCTGCGGTACCAGCTGTTCTTCGACGAGCGTCAGCTCGACGGCGACGTGGTGGCCGACTTCGACGGCGTGAGCGTCGTCACGGACCGGATGAGCGCGCCGTACCTCAAGGGCGCCTCGATCGACTTCGTGGACACGATCGAGAAGCAGGGCTTCACGATCGACAACCCGAACGCGACCGGTTCGTGCGCCTGCGGCGACTCGTTCAACTGA
- a CDS encoding glycerate kinase family protein encodes MRVLIAPDKFAGTLTAVEAAAAIEEGWRRRDPEAEVLVAPMADGGPGFIDVLSAVVDGTLLSVTVRGPLGDEVPATVLVAGETAYVETAQACGLHLVEPKQRRPEDATTYGVGQLIAAAVDAGAKRVILGLGGSGTNDAGAGLLAALGATAKGGELSKGAAGLANLTEVDLEPARTRAAGIEFVAASDVENPMLGLRGATNIFGTQKGIADERKPEVDGWLTKFAELAGRKTADAKGAGAAGGLGYALLLLGAERVSGIDLVAELTGLREKAGQVDLVISGEGAFDFQSRDGKVIAGVAKVANEAMRPCVVLAGKVQIGSREMRTMGVESAYSLIDAVGEERAFADPHGSLAAVAERVARTWAR; translated from the coding sequence ATGCGCGTGCTGATTGCTCCGGACAAGTTCGCTGGGACGTTGACGGCTGTCGAGGCCGCGGCCGCGATCGAGGAAGGGTGGCGGCGGCGGGATCCGGAGGCCGAGGTGCTGGTGGCGCCGATGGCCGACGGCGGGCCCGGGTTCATCGACGTGCTGTCCGCCGTGGTCGACGGCACGCTGCTGTCGGTCACCGTGCGCGGGCCCCTTGGCGACGAGGTCCCGGCGACGGTGCTGGTCGCGGGCGAGACGGCGTACGTCGAGACCGCGCAGGCGTGCGGGTTGCACCTGGTCGAGCCGAAGCAACGGCGGCCCGAGGACGCGACGACGTACGGCGTGGGCCAGTTGATCGCGGCGGCCGTCGACGCCGGAGCGAAGCGGGTCATCCTGGGCCTCGGCGGCTCGGGGACGAACGATGCGGGCGCCGGCCTCCTCGCCGCACTCGGCGCAACAGCAAAGGGCGGCGAGCTCAGCAAGGGTGCCGCCGGCCTCGCGAACTTGACCGAGGTGGACCTGGAACCGGCCCGGACCAGGGCGGCGGGCATCGAGTTCGTGGCAGCGAGCGACGTCGAGAACCCGATGCTCGGGTTGCGCGGCGCGACCAACATCTTCGGCACTCAGAAGGGGATCGCCGACGAGCGCAAGCCCGAGGTTGACGGCTGGCTGACCAAGTTCGCCGAGCTGGCCGGCCGGAAGACCGCTGATGCCAAGGGCGCGGGCGCGGCGGGCGGTCTTGGTTACGCGCTGTTGCTGCTCGGTGCCGAACGCGTGTCGGGGATCGACCTGGTGGCGGAGCTCACGGGGCTGCGGGAGAAGGCGGGCCAGGTCGACCTGGTGATCTCCGGCGAGGGGGCGTTCGACTTCCAGTCCCGCGACGGCAAGGTGATCGCGGGTGTGGCGAAGGTGGCGAACGAGGCGATGCGGCCCTGCGTCGTTCTCGCGGGCAAGGTGCAGATCGGGTCGCGGGAGATGCGCACGATGGGCGTGGAGTCCGCCTATTCGCTGATCGACGCGGTCGGTGAGGAGCGCGCGTTCGCCGACCCGCACGGTTCGCTGGCCGCCGTGGCCGAGCGGGTGGCCAGGACCTGGGCCCGCTGA
- a CDS encoding NUDIX domain-containing protein, whose translation MKKTTHEYGDRIGATAVLRVGAAAAVLDGDRLLLTRRSDNGEWCLPGGGVDPGERPAETAQREVLEETGLTVRVTDLLGVYSDPDVVVSYPDGNRAQIVGILFRAEQVEGTAGLSDEVTEVGWFTAEEAAQLTLIANHVPLLPTAFGTDRPYFNEPVH comes from the coding sequence GTGAAGAAGACGACACATGAATACGGCGACCGGATCGGGGCTACGGCGGTACTGCGAGTCGGCGCGGCCGCGGCTGTGCTCGACGGCGACCGGTTGCTGTTGACCAGGCGCAGCGACAACGGCGAGTGGTGCCTTCCGGGCGGCGGGGTCGATCCCGGTGAACGTCCTGCCGAGACCGCTCAGCGAGAGGTGCTGGAGGAGACCGGGCTGACCGTGCGAGTGACCGATCTGCTCGGGGTGTACTCCGACCCCGATGTGGTCGTCTCCTACCCGGACGGCAACCGCGCGCAGATCGTCGGGATCCTGTTCCGGGCAGAGCAGGTCGAAGGCACCGCGGGCTTGTCGGACGAGGTCACCGAGGTCGGCTGGTTCACCGCCGAGGAGGCTGCGCAGCTGACCCTCATCGCCAACCACGTGCCGCTGCTCCCCACCGCCTTCGGAACAGATCGGCCCTACTTCAACGAGCCCGTGCACTGA
- a CDS encoding NAD(P)/FAD-dependent oxidoreductase, giving the protein MADVIVVGAGLAGLNCAVALQDRGLSVAVLEASDAVGGRIRTDVIDGYRCDRGFQLLNPSYPAAQRYVDLTALDLHSFAAGVAVATHGRTAVVADPRRNPELIGRSLLSGYVRPAELARLAAWAAPALGKVPRLLAGRDEPLAESLDKAGVSGRLRSEILEPFLAGVLASDDGTTSAAFVRLLLRAFLLGTPGLPAAGMTALPQQLAARLHDPVQLGVAATAIAGGPSVDTTDGRLEAKAVVIATDPAAELVPLKTPRMKGLSTYWFATDEAPRSDRLLVVDGNQDGPVVNTAVVSNVAPSYAPPGRHLVQATTLWPSAAVESEVRIQLSRMYGQSAGSWDLVVRHDIPAALPEQPAPLVARQSVELGEGLFVAGDHRDTASIQGALVSGRRAANAVVRHLGLTGVSARAR; this is encoded by the coding sequence ATGGCTGATGTCATCGTGGTCGGTGCTGGACTGGCGGGTCTCAACTGCGCGGTGGCCCTCCAGGATCGAGGGCTGTCCGTCGCGGTGCTGGAGGCCTCCGACGCTGTCGGCGGCCGCATTCGCACCGACGTGATCGATGGTTACCGCTGTGATCGTGGCTTCCAGCTACTGAACCCGTCCTACCCCGCAGCCCAGCGGTACGTCGACCTGACGGCGCTCGACCTGCATTCCTTCGCAGCCGGAGTCGCTGTCGCGACACATGGCCGTACTGCGGTGGTTGCCGACCCCAGGCGCAATCCCGAGCTGATCGGACGCTCGCTACTCAGCGGCTACGTCAGGCCGGCCGAACTGGCTCGGCTGGCGGCCTGGGCAGCACCGGCGCTCGGCAAAGTGCCTCGCCTACTTGCCGGCCGTGACGAGCCGCTGGCCGAGTCGCTCGACAAGGCCGGGGTATCGGGCCGGTTGCGTTCGGAGATCCTCGAGCCGTTCCTGGCCGGAGTACTGGCGTCGGATGACGGCACGACGTCGGCTGCCTTTGTACGGCTCCTACTGCGCGCCTTCCTCCTCGGTACGCCGGGTCTGCCGGCCGCCGGGATGACAGCGTTGCCGCAGCAGTTGGCCGCACGCCTCCACGACCCGGTACAGCTCGGAGTGGCGGCCACCGCGATCGCTGGGGGACCGTCGGTCGACACGACGGACGGCAGGCTGGAAGCGAAGGCAGTGGTGATCGCCACCGATCCGGCTGCAGAACTCGTGCCGTTGAAGACGCCGCGGATGAAGGGCCTCAGTACCTATTGGTTCGCGACGGACGAAGCGCCGCGCTCGGACAGGCTCTTGGTGGTCGACGGCAACCAGGACGGGCCGGTCGTGAACACCGCAGTGGTGTCGAACGTCGCCCCGTCGTACGCGCCGCCCGGCAGGCACCTGGTCCAAGCGACCACGCTCTGGCCCAGTGCTGCGGTCGAGAGCGAAGTACGGATCCAGCTGAGCCGGATGTACGGGCAGTCGGCCGGTAGCTGGGACCTGGTCGTGCGCCACGACATTCCCGCGGCACTGCCCGAACAGCCGGCGCCGCTGGTCGCAAGGCAGTCGGTCGAGCTGGGCGAAGGTCTGTTCGTCGCAGGCGACCACCGCGACACGGCGTCCATCCAGGGAGCGCTGGTGTCAGGGCGTCGGGCTGCCAACGCGGTGGTGCGTCACCTTGGTCTCACCGGAGTCAGTGCACGGGCTCGTTGA
- the nadA gene encoding quinolinate synthase NadA, whose protein sequence is MVDVTTTATGSKSLPLLFLGRDTDPHSERGVECPGALPPASDPDLVERALKAKAALGDQVFVLGHHYQRDEVIQFADVTGDSFKLARDAAARPDAPYIVFCGVHFMAESADILTNENQTVILPDLAAGCSMADMARIQQVEAAWDALADAGIADVTVPVTYMNSSADIKAFCGRNGGAVCTSSNADVALDWAFQQGEKVLFLPDQHLGRNTAVLKMGISLDECVVYDPHKPGGGLTREQLAAAKMILWRGHCSVHGRFTAASVDDVRARVPEVKVIVHPECQHEVVTKADLVGSTEYIIKTLDEAEPGTTWAVGTELNLVQRMAKQHTDKNILFLDKTVCYCATMNRIDLPHFVWALENLVAGTVVNPIKVDPDTEKYAKIALDRMLALPGRSHRD, encoded by the coding sequence ATGGTTGACGTGACGACCACCGCAACCGGTTCGAAGTCCCTTCCCCTGCTGTTCCTGGGCCGCGACACCGACCCGCACTCCGAGCGCGGCGTCGAATGCCCGGGCGCGCTTCCGCCGGCTTCCGACCCGGACCTCGTCGAGCGGGCTCTGAAGGCCAAGGCCGCGCTCGGTGACCAGGTGTTCGTGCTGGGTCACCACTACCAGCGCGACGAGGTGATCCAGTTCGCCGACGTCACGGGTGACTCGTTCAAGCTGGCGCGCGACGCGGCGGCCCGCCCGGACGCGCCGTACATCGTGTTCTGTGGTGTCCACTTCATGGCCGAGTCCGCCGACATCCTCACCAACGAGAACCAGACGGTGATCCTGCCCGACCTCGCGGCCGGCTGCTCGATGGCCGACATGGCCCGGATCCAGCAGGTCGAGGCAGCCTGGGACGCGCTCGCCGACGCCGGGATCGCGGACGTGACCGTGCCCGTCACGTACATGAACTCCAGCGCCGACATCAAGGCGTTCTGCGGCCGCAACGGCGGAGCGGTCTGTACGTCGAGCAACGCGGACGTCGCGCTCGACTGGGCCTTCCAGCAGGGCGAGAAGGTGCTGTTCCTGCCCGACCAGCACCTCGGCCGCAACACCGCCGTACTGAAGATGGGCATCAGCCTGGACGAGTGCGTCGTGTACGACCCGCACAAGCCGGGCGGTGGCTTGACGCGCGAGCAACTGGCGGCGGCGAAGATGATCCTGTGGCGCGGGCACTGCTCGGTGCACGGCCGGTTCACGGCGGCATCGGTCGACGACGTCCGCGCGCGGGTGCCGGAGGTCAAGGTGATCGTGCACCCGGAGTGCCAGCACGAGGTCGTCACCAAGGCCGACCTGGTCGGCTCGACGGAGTACATCATCAAGACCCTCGATGAAGCCGAACCCGGTACGACGTGGGCCGTCGGCACCGAGCTGAACCTCGTGCAGCGGATGGCGAAACAGCACACCGACAAGAACATCCTCTTCCTGGACAAGACGGTCTGCTACTGCGCGACGATGAACCGCATCGACCTCCCGCACTTCGTCTGGGCCCTGGAGAACCTGGTCGCCGGCACCGTGGTCAACCCGATCAAGGTCGACCCCGACACCGAGAAGTACGCCAAGATCGCCCTCGACCGCATGCTCGCCCTCCCCGGCCGCTCCCACCGCGACTGA
- a CDS encoding glycosyltransferase family 4 protein: MKILISAIRCSPGDRREAGATWAWCKAAALDHEIWLVTRGDSAELIRKELLVRPVPGLTIVPLDLPWRRDYWWSDSLWFRHAARKVQRLHDEHDFAVIHHLTVGQRGVPSGTATSGQARVIWGPISLPTPIPLSLTHWLGPGGLTAELGRRYGAAVTRWMFNRRAGRQADLVVAQDNDVAARLDRRVIVEPMAAIRPVTGGGGPGDGFGAVGTSTAVFAGRLVPDKGLLLAINALARPAAARWELRVMGDGPDWRRAERLAERLGVRDRVEFRGDVPRAQVLTSLLRADALLAPWLRAPAAWTIAEALARGCPVVCLDRGAPAALVGPGEGAVVPWRGDVVGALADALGNITRRIDPVTRWAPDRLPAILADWYSAQPASR, translated from the coding sequence ATGAAGATTCTGATCAGCGCCATCAGATGCAGCCCCGGTGATCGCCGTGAGGCCGGTGCCACCTGGGCGTGGTGCAAGGCGGCGGCACTTGATCATGAGATCTGGCTGGTCACCCGGGGCGATTCGGCGGAGTTGATCCGCAAGGAGTTGCTGGTCCGGCCTGTTCCGGGATTGACCATCGTGCCGTTGGACCTGCCTTGGCGGCGGGACTACTGGTGGTCCGATTCGCTGTGGTTCCGGCACGCGGCCCGCAAAGTCCAGCGTTTGCATGACGAACACGACTTCGCGGTGATCCATCATTTGACTGTCGGTCAGCGGGGCGTCCCTTCCGGTACGGCGACGTCGGGCCAGGCGCGGGTGATCTGGGGACCGATCAGTCTGCCGACGCCGATTCCGTTGAGTCTCACGCACTGGTTGGGGCCTGGTGGTCTCACGGCCGAATTGGGGCGCCGGTACGGCGCGGCCGTGACGCGGTGGATGTTCAACCGCAGAGCCGGCCGGCAGGCTGATCTGGTGGTTGCTCAGGACAACGATGTTGCCGCGCGGCTGGATCGCCGGGTGATCGTCGAGCCGATGGCCGCGATTCGGCCGGTCACCGGTGGGGGAGGGCCGGGTGACGGGTTCGGTGCCGTGGGCACCAGTACTGCGGTGTTCGCCGGGCGGCTCGTTCCGGACAAGGGACTGTTGCTTGCGATCAACGCGCTCGCTCGTCCGGCCGCGGCGCGGTGGGAGTTGCGGGTGATGGGGGATGGGCCGGACTGGCGTCGGGCGGAGCGGCTGGCCGAGCGCCTCGGCGTACGGGATCGGGTGGAGTTCCGTGGCGACGTGCCGCGGGCGCAGGTGCTGACTTCGTTGTTGCGAGCTGATGCGTTGCTCGCGCCGTGGTTGCGGGCGCCGGCGGCGTGGACGATCGCGGAGGCGCTGGCGCGCGGATGCCCGGTGGTCTGTCTGGATCGCGGCGCACCGGCTGCGCTCGTCGGGCCGGGCGAAGGCGCGGTCGTGCCATGGCGCGGCGATGTTGTCGGCGCCCTGGCTGATGCCCTAGGCAACATCACGAGGAGGATCGATCCGGTCACCCGCTGGGCACCCGACCGCCTCCCCGCCATCCTCGCCGACTGGTACTCCGCCCAACCCGCCAGCCGCTGA